CTAAAGCCGTTAATTCAATTTGATGGTCAGTAGTTAACTCTGCATAGACAGGTATCTCACTCTCGTAGGCTTCCCTTAAATCTTGCCACGAGTCTTTGCCAAACGTTAAATAATAAAACTGGGTATCATCTTCTAATATGTAAATAAAAGCTAAGCCATCTGAATCAACAAGCATTCGTTCCCCTGCTTTAATCTGACTCACTGACTCTTGATTAAGTGCGTGTGAACAAGCAACAATATATTGTTGTGGTTCCTTTTTCATTTCCGTAACATTAATTTTTTGCATGATTTACCTCCAACTACCTTTCACATTTTACACGTTATTTCCACGTATTAGTTTACCATACTTTCGCCATGCTTTCTCGTCAAAAGACCGACCAACCTTCGCCAATCACAAACTAATAGTAATTGAGTCGTTTGGCAACGTATGAGATAATTAGTTGATCTAAGAAAAAGGACGTGAAAACCATGTCACAAGAAATTGAAATTGAAGTGAAATCACTTGTCAACGAGAAGGCATTCTATGATCTACTTAGCATGCTACAGCTCTCTATGGAAGATGCTTCCACTCAACGAAACCATTATTTTGAAACGCAACACTTTCACCTTAAGGAAAAAAAATCAGCTCTACGGATACGTGAGAAAAATAATACCTATACATTTACTCTAAAGCAACCTCATTCTGAAGGATTGCTTGAAACCCATCAAAAGCTTACAAAGTCAGAAGCAACAAAAGCAATAGAAACAGGGTACACTCCTCCTGGTGAGATTCACAATCAGCTCATAACGTTAAACATTGAACCAAGTGAACTAATGTTTCTTGGAACATTGACAACAAGAAGACTTGAGATCTCTTATGAAGACGGGCTTTTATGTTTTGATCACAGCACGTATTTAGACCAAGAGGATTATGAACTTGAGTTTGAAGGTCATAGCTTAAGTCATGCTTCAGATACAATAAAAAGCCTATTTTTACAAGCAAACGTTGAGATGATAACTACACCAAATAAAGTTCAAAGGTTTTTTAATCGCAAACAACAAATTAATCGTGACTAGTAAATCAAAAGTTTTGATTGTTAGAGTTCCCTACATTTGCTAAAGTTAAGGTAGAAAAAATTCGGAGGTACAATAATGGATTTAACGTTTTTAAACCCTGTTCACTCCATAACCAAGCCAACTATGCCTTATGCTAATCAAAACGAACAAGCAAGCTCGATAAAATCCATGTTCTCATCGCTTTTAAACAGTGAATTACAAGGAACAGAGTCTACTAGAGCACCTCAATATAGAAATAGTGGATTATTTTTCTCAGAATCACTTAGGGATCGCTATCTTGCGTTACAAACCATGAACGGTCTACCACAGCAAGTGCCAGGCACTTCAATACATCAAGCGGCATCTGGTACACCGCCGATCACTTCTCAATCAAACGCTAGCGCACGATTAGGTCAGGATGTTCCTTTTGCTTCACAGATTGAAACAGCCGCATCTAAATTTAATCTTGATCCAAAGCTAATCTACTCCGTGATGAAACATGAATCAAACTTTAATCCGAATGCGAGAAGTCATGCGGGAGCAACTGGATTAATGCAACTCATGCCTGCGACAGCTAGAATGCTAAAAGTTGATAATATGTTAGACCCACAACAAAATATTGAAGGTGGCGCCAAATATTTGCGACAAATGCTCGATAAATACAATGGAGATATCAAACTTGCCCTTGCCGCTTATAATGCGGGGCCTGGAAATGTTGACCGCTATAACGGCATTCCACCATTCAAGGAAACTCAAGCCTATGTTCCAAAAGTTTACAACACCTATGTAAATGCATAACAACGAAAAAAACCGACCGATGAATGGTCGGTTTTTTTCGTTGTTATGCAATATTTCAAATCAGATTATTTGCCCATATTGTCTTAGGTTGCTACAATATGAAGCATAAAGAGTCTAAATTCATTTCGATATACAAACAGAACTTTATATAAGGAGTGTAAAACATGTCAAACCAACAAAGTCCGTACGAGGCTCTCGGCGGTGAAGCCACCTTATCAAAATTGGTCGACACCTTTTACCGTTATGTGGCCGAGCACCCTGACTTAGCTCCTTTATTTCCTGATGACTTTACTGAAACAGCGAGAAAACAAAAACAATTCCTTACTCAATTTCTCGGTGGACCTTCAATTTATACAGAAGAACATGGACATCCTATGTTAAGAGCTCGTCATATGCCATTTGTTATTACAAACATTCAGGCTGACGCATGGTTATCCTGTATGAGTCAAGCGATGGATGACACAAACATAACCGGTAATTTACGTGCATATTTAATGGAACGGTTAAGAATGACTGCTTATCACATGGTAAATCATTAATGAAGTGAAACATTTTTTACAGAAAGGAGAATGACCATTGAACCCAAAAGAGAATAATTCATCTTGTGACAACGATCATGGAATTTGTGGTCTGGACCCTTTATACTCTAACCAACTCAAACGAAAACCACTTGAAATATATACATTTATTGATCCTCTATGTGCGGAATGCTGGGCGTTTGAGCCAATCTTCAAAAAGCTCCAAGTGGAATATGGTGCGTATTTTAAAAGTAGAATTTTAGTAGCGGGACGCCTACAGGCTTGGAATTTCTGTCAAGAAACTCAAAAAGGATTGGCACGCAAAAGTGAACTCGCAGCACTTTGGGAAAAGATCGCTAATAAAACAGGAATGTCTTGCGATGGAGATGTGTGGTATGAGCACGAGTGGGCTTCACCTTATAAAGCATCAATCTCGATTAAGGCCGCTGAACTACAGGGCCCACAAGCAGGTGCTCGTTATTTACGTAAACTCAGAGAATATTTGTTTCTCAATAAACAAAATATCACAGAAGATGAGATCATCTTAAATTGCGCAAAATCAGCACAATTGGATTTAGTAGAGTTTAAAAAAGACCTAGACTCTCCACTTGCAAAAAAAGCTTTGCAGTGTGATATTAATACGACAAATGAAATGGGCGTCGAAATGGTTCCGACCTTTGTTTTCTTTAATGACAAAGTAGAAGAAGAAGGAATTAGCATTACTGGATTATACCCTTACCGTGTCTACGTACAAATGATTGAAGAATTACTTGGTCATCCTCCTAAAAAGGCTGACCCTATTACGATTGAAGAGTTTTTAAAGAGGTATAAATTCGTGGCAACGATTGAAATTGCTGTTGTATTTGACCTTACCCAAGAAGAAGCGG
Above is a genomic segment from Bacillus sp. FJAT-45037 containing:
- a CDS encoding CYTH domain-containing protein, whose protein sequence is MSQEIEIEVKSLVNEKAFYDLLSMLQLSMEDASTQRNHYFETQHFHLKEKKSALRIREKNNTYTFTLKQPHSEGLLETHQKLTKSEATKAIETGYTPPGEIHNQLITLNIEPSELMFLGTLTTRRLEISYEDGLLCFDHSTYLDQEDYELEFEGHSLSHASDTIKSLFLQANVEMITTPNKVQRFFNRKQQINRD
- a CDS encoding lytic transglycosylase domain-containing protein encodes the protein MDLTFLNPVHSITKPTMPYANQNEQASSIKSMFSSLLNSELQGTESTRAPQYRNSGLFFSESLRDRYLALQTMNGLPQQVPGTSIHQAASGTPPITSQSNASARLGQDVPFASQIETAASKFNLDPKLIYSVMKHESNFNPNARSHAGATGLMQLMPATARMLKVDNMLDPQQNIEGGAKYLRQMLDKYNGDIKLALAAYNAGPGNVDRYNGIPPFKETQAYVPKVYNTYVNA
- a CDS encoding globin domain-containing protein; this translates as MSNQQSPYEALGGEATLSKLVDTFYRYVAEHPDLAPLFPDDFTETARKQKQFLTQFLGGPSIYTEEHGHPMLRARHMPFVITNIQADAWLSCMSQAMDDTNITGNLRAYLMERLRMTAYHMVNH
- a CDS encoding ClpXP adapter SpxH family protein produces the protein MNPKENNSSCDNDHGICGLDPLYSNQLKRKPLEIYTFIDPLCAECWAFEPIFKKLQVEYGAYFKSRILVAGRLQAWNFCQETQKGLARKSELAALWEKIANKTGMSCDGDVWYEHEWASPYKASISIKAAELQGPQAGARYLRKLREYLFLNKQNITEDEIILNCAKSAQLDLVEFKKDLDSPLAKKALQCDINTTNEMGVEMVPTFVFFNDKVEEEGISITGLYPYRVYVQMIEELLGHPPKKADPITIEEFLKRYKFVATIEIAVVFDLTQEEADKKLKRLKLQQKVEAVPVKYGTFWRYIEAS